From the Toxotes jaculatrix isolate fToxJac2 chromosome 15, fToxJac2.pri, whole genome shotgun sequence genome, one window contains:
- the LOC121194862 gene encoding olfactory receptor 10A7-like yields MENSTVSFYFNLTMFVNIGPYYYLAFVFFLLLYSCIVSANLVVMLIISRESTLHKPMYIFIAFLSFNSLYGSAGFFPRFLVDLVSDSHLISRPACFTQIFVIYTYASYEITILTIMAYDRYVAVCHPLHYHRKMNSKTVYTLAFFAWMCPACYLTLSIIMLVRLPLCGNNIQKVYCASWNIVKLSCLTTAINNIVAMMAAIIITFLPFGFILYTYLRIVIVCWKNSSEVREKVLQSCLPHVISVGVYSLTSFSDVALSRQNLEEINPFVAVTLSLEFVVIPPVLNPLIYGLKLPEIRKHIFKMLHLEPQTKRNSSRTVQTDHVNVLCCKPDINP; encoded by the coding sequence ATGGAAAACAGCACTGTCTCCTTTTACTTTAACCTCACCATGTTCGTGAACATTGGACCCTACTATTACCTAGCCtttgtcttcttcctcctgctttACAGCTGTATTGTGtctgcaaatcttgttgtaaTGTTGATAATATCCCGGGAGAGCACACTCCATAAACCCATGTATATTTTCATTGCATTTTTGTCTTTCAACTCTCTGTACGGCTCTGCTGGTTTCTTCCCCAGATTCCTCGTGGACCTTGTGTCTGATTCTCATTTGATCTCACGTCCAGCGTGTTTCACTCAGATCTTTGTTATTTACACATATGCTTCCTATGAAATTACCATTCTTACCATCATGGCATATGACAGATATGTTGCTGTATGTCATCCCTTACACTATCACAGAAAGATGAACTCTAAAACTGTCTATACCTTGGCATTCTTTGCTTGGATGTGTCCAGCCTGTTACCTTACATTAAGCATTATTATGCTTGTCAGGCTTCCTCTATGTGGTAATAATATACAGAAGGTATACTGTGCCAGCTGGAATATTGTAAAATTATCATGTCTTACCACTGCTATTAACAATATTGTTGCGATGATGGCGGCCATAATTATAACCTTCCTTCCCTTTGGTTTTATCTTGTATACTTATCTGAgaattgttattgtttgttggAAAAACTCATCAGAAGTCAGGGAAAAAGTGTTACAGAGCTGTCTTCCACATGTTATTTCAGTTGGGGTCTATTCCCTCACTTCATTTAGTGATGTTGCCTTGAGTCGACAAAACCTTGAAGAAATAAATCCATTTGTGGCTGTAACTTTGTCGCTAGAATTTGTTGTCATCCCTCCAGTTCTGAATCCTCTTATATATGGCCTTAAATTACCAGAaatcagaaaacacattttcaagaTGTTACACTTAGAACCCCAAACTAAGAGGAATTCCTCTAGAACAGTCCAAACTGATCATGTGAATGTTCTGTGTTGTAAACCAGATATAAACCCATGA
- the LOC121194863 gene encoding olfactory receptor 10J4-like, translating to MENSTVSFYFNFTMFVNIGHYQYPAFVFCLLLYSFIVSANLVIILVISQEKLLHEPMYMFIALLSVNSLYGSAGFFPRFLVDLVSDSHLISRPACFTQIFVIYTYASCEMTILGVMAHDRYVAVCDPLHYHRKMTSKTVFSLAAIAWSFPAFVLTACISLSARLPLCGNEIQKVFCANWNVVKLSCVTTAVNNIVGMLLTIATVFLPLFYVLYTYLRIVIVCWKKSAEFKGKVLQSCLPHMVSFVIYSITGFCDIALSRYNLEEINPFVAVILSLEFVVIPPVLNPLIYGLKLPHIRKHILRMLSRNKK from the coding sequence ATGGAGAACAGCACGGTTTCCTTTTACTTTAACTTCACCATGTTTGTGAACATCGGACACTACCAATATCCAGCCTTTGTCTTTTGCCTCCTGCTCTACAGCTTTATTGTCTCTGCTAATCTTGTCATTATACTGGTGATATCACAGGAAAAATTGTTGCATGAGCCCATGTACATGTTTATTGCTTTGTTATCTGTCAACTCTCTGTACGGCTCTGCTGGTTTCTTCCCCAGATTCCTTGTGGACCTCGTGTCCGATTCTCATTTGATCTCACGTCCAGCTTGTTTCACTCAGATCTTTGTCATTTACACATATGCTTCCTGTGAAATGACCATTCTTGGCGTTATGGCTCACGATAGatatgttgctgtgtgtgatcCTTTACACTATCACAGAAAGATGACCTCTAAAACTGTTTTTAGCTTGGCAGCAATTGCTTGGAGTTTTCCAGCTTTTGTCCTTACAGCATGCATTTCTTtgtctgccaggcttcctttaTGTGGCAACGAGATACAAAAAGTGTTTTGTGCCAACTGGAACGTTGTAAAATTATCATGTGTCACCACTGCTGTCAACAACATTGTAGGTATGCTTTTGACCATAGCTACAGTTTTCCTTCCCCTTTTCTATGTCCTTTATACTTATTTACGAATTGTAATTGTCTGCTGGAAGAAATCAGCAGAATTCAAAGGTAAAGTATTACAGAGCTGTCTGCCACACATGGTTTCATTTGTGATTTACTCCATCACAGGATTTTGTGACATTGCCTTGAGCCGCTATAATCTTGAAGAGATAAACCCATTTGTGGCGGTGATTTTATCGCTGGAGTTTGTCGTCATTCCTCCAGTTCTGAATCCTCTCATATATGGCCTTAAACTACCACACATCAGAAAACACATCTTAAGGATGTTATCAAGGAATAAGAAATAA
- the LOC121194555 gene encoding olfactory receptor 4P4-like gives MMDNVSVITMFTLSGLSGTTNYRVTLFALTLLCYCVIWLINVTITVTIIVDKNLHEPMYIFLCNLCINGLYGTAGFYPKFLSDLLSPTHVISYAGCLVQGFVLHSSAGADFSILVLMAYDRYVAICRPLVYHSVMTKEKIGMFVFFAWLVPIYLVLMGTITTSIPRLCGSHIPKIYCINYLIGKLACSASVASIVIPAFNYTFYFLHVVFIVWSYMCLIRKCIFSSENRSKFMQTCLPHLLCLIIVVVSLLFDLLYMRFGSEKLPEGVQNFMAIEFLIIPPIINPLIYGLKLTQIRNRIIQFLCARHKL, from the coding sequence ATGATGGATAATGTTTCAGTAATTACTATGTTTACTCTGTCAGGGTTAAGTGGGACAACAAACTACAGAGTCACTCTCTTTGCTCTCACTttgctgtgttactgtgtgatCTGGCTGATAAATGTGACCATTACTGTGACAATCATTGTGGATAAAAACCTTCATGAGCCCATGTACATCTTCCTCTGTAATCTGTGCATCAATGGACTCTATGGGACAGCAGGTTTCTATCCTAAATTCCTCAGTGATCTTTTGTCTCCCACTCATGTCATCTCTTATGCTGGATGTCTTGTGCAGGGTTTTGTGTTACACTCTTCAGCTGGTGCTGATTTCTCTATTCTAGTGCTAATGGCCTATGACAGATATGTGGCTATATGTCGACCTCTGGTATACCACTCTGTGATGACTAAAGAAAAAAttggcatgtttgtgttttttgcttGGCTTGTACCTATTTATTTGGTGTTAATGGGGACAATAACAACATCAATACCAAGGTTATGTGGCTCACATATACCAAAAATCTACTGTATTAATTATTTGATTGGTAAATTAGCTTGTTCTGCCTCAGTAGCAAGCATTGTTATTCCAGCTTTTaattacactttttattttttgcatgttgtttttattgtttggtctTACATGTGTCTAAtcagaaaatgcattttttccagtgaaaacagaagCAAGTTTATGCAGACATGTCTGCCACATTTATTATGTTTAATTATAGTTGTGGTTTCTTTACTTTTTGATTTGTTGTACATGAGATTTGGCTCAGAAAAGTTACCAGAAGGCGTCCAGAATTTTATGGCGATAGAATTTCTCATTATTCCTCCAATTATCAATCCCCTCATATATGGTTTAAAGTTGACACAAATAAGAAACAGAATTATACAATTTTTGTGTGCTAGACATAAACTTTAG
- the LOC121194867 gene encoding olfactory receptor 6N2-like — protein sequence MDNVSVLAFFMLSGLNYTVQHRIILFALTLLCYAAIWIVNLVLIITIVVDRKLHEPMYIFLCNLCINGLYGTVGFYPKFLTDLLSPSHVISYAGCLLQSFVIHSSSGSELSILAVMAYDRYVAMCQPLMYHAVMTTQRISLLVAFSWLLPLFCMFSNTMTIFQTKLCDSHIPKLYCSNALIGKLACNTSAANTGVAYFNIAIYIVHFFFLVLSYMHLVKTCLTSKESRKKFKQTCVPHLVSLFNFAFAVLFDLMYTRFGLGMSSQSLQNFMAIEFILIPPLVNPLVYGLKLTKIRNRIFVFFQQQKESVLSG from the coding sequence ATGGATAATGTTTCTGTACTAGCATTTTTTATGCTTTCAGGACTGAATTACACAGTGCAACACAGGATCATTCTGTTTGCTCTCACTTTACTGTGTTATGCAGCAATTTGGATAGTAAATCTTGTTCTCATCATAACCATCGTTGTGGACCGGAAACTTCATGAGCCTATGTACATCTTCCTCTGTAATCTTTGTATTAATGGACTTTATGGGACAGTGGGCTTTTACCCAAAGTTCCTCACCGATCTTCTATCTCCCTCTCATGTCATCTCTTATGCTGGATGCCTTCTGCAGAGTTTTGTGATACACTCATCATCTGGAAGTGAGTTATCCATTCTAGCTGTTATGGCATACGACAGATATGTGGCTATGTGCCAGCCACTAATGTACCACGCTGTTATGACTACACAGAGAATATCTCTGTTAGTGGCTTTCTCTTGGCTCTTACCTCTTTTTTGCATGTTCAGTAACACAATGACAATTTTTCAGACAAAATTGTGTGACTCACACATACCTAAACTTTACTGCTCAAATGCACTAATTGGTAAACTGGCTTGCAATACCTCTGCAGCAAATACTGGTGTTGCATATTTCAACATTGCAATTTACAttgttcactttttctttcttgtgttgtCTTATATGCATCTGGTGAAAACATGCCTAACATCCAAAGAGAGCAGGAAGAAGTTTAAGCAAACATGTGTTCCACATTTAGTCTCTTTGTTCAATTTTGCCTTTGCTGTGTTGTTTGATTTAATGTACACTCGGTTTGGTTTGGGAATGTCATCACAGAGCCTTCAGAACTTCATGGCCatagaatttattttaattcctCCACTTGTGAATCCTCTGGTTTACGGGTTAAAACTGACCAAAATTCGAAacagaatttttgttttttttcaacaacagaaagaaagtgtCCTGTCAGGGTAG
- the LOC121194203 gene encoding olfactory receptor 4M1-like, whose translation MMENVSSVRSFVLSGINETMNYRISIFSLTLLYYCVILFFNISLIAVIITDENLHEPMYILLYSFCINGLYGTTGFYPKFLLDLLSSSQEISYEGCLLQAFVMYSFACCDLSILAVMAYDRYEAICRPLHYHSFMSKRRLCQLVCFSWLTPFCIFSINVMLTSRLKLCGSNMQKIFCVNWIIVKLVCHEADTFPNSVFAYLTIFIYVFHGFFIIWTYMHLVRKCAKSKDDRVKFMQTCVPHLISLITFIVVILFDLMYMRFGSADLPQSLQNFISIEFLLIPPLMNPLIYGFKLTKIRNRILCLVRGGRK comes from the coding sequence ATGATGgaaaatgtttcctctgtaagAAGCTTTGTTCTCTCAGGTATAAATGAGACAATGAATTACAGAATTAGTATCTTCTCACTCACTTTACTGTACTattgtgtgattttgtttttcaatatcTCTCTCATCGCTGTCATTATCACAGATGAAAACCTGCATGAACCAATGTACATCTTACTGTACAGTTTTTGCATTAATGGACTTTATGGGACCACAGGTTTCTACCCCAAATTCCTTTTAGATCTCCTGTCGTCGTCTCAAGAAATCTCATATGAAGGATGTCTTTTACAGGCTTTTGTCATGTACTCATTTGCTTGCTGTGATTTGTCCATTCTCGCAGTTATGGCTTACGACAGGTATGAGGCTATATGTCGACCACTGCACTACCACTCCTTTATGTCTAAGAGGAGGCTCTGTCAGCTCGTGTGTTTCTCCTGGCTAACACCTTTCTGTATTTTCTCCATCAATGTTATGCTAACGTCAAGGCTAAAGTTATGTGGTTCAAACATGCAGAAAATCTTTTGTGTGAACTGGATTATTGTTAAACTTGTTTGCCATGAAGCTGACACCTTTCCAAATAGTGTATTTGCATATCTGACAATTTTCATCTATGTGTTTCACGGCTTTTTCATAATTTGGACTTACATGCATCTTGTTAGAAAATGTGCAAAGTCCAAAGATGACAGGGTCAAGTTTATGCAGACATGTGTTCCccatttaatttctttaattaCCTTCATTGTTGTTATattatttgatttgatgtaCATGAGATTTGGCTCGGCAGATTTACCTCAAAGCCTTCAAAACTTCATCTCTATAGAATTTCTCCTTATTCCTCCACTTATGAATCCATTAATATATGGATTTAAACTGACCAAAATACGAAACCGAATTCTGTGTTTAGTTCGTGGTGGAAGAAAATGA
- the LOC121194202 gene encoding olfactory receptor 142-like, with product MMENVSSVRSFVLSGINETMNYRISIFSLTLLYYCVILFFNISLIAVIITDENLHEPMYILLCSFCINGLYGTTGFYPKFLLDLLSSSQEISYEGCLLQAFVMYSFACCDLSILAVMAYDRYVAICQPLHYHSFMSKRRLCQLVCFSWLTPFCIFSISIILTSTLKLCSSKIQKIFCVNWIIVKLACPDTDTSSNSVFAYLTIFIYVFHGFFIIWTYMHLVRKCAKSKDDRVKFMQTCVPHLISLITFLVVIVFDLMYMRFGSADLPQSLQNFISIEFLLIPPLMNPLIYGFKLTKIRNRILCLVRGGRK from the coding sequence ATGATGgaaaatgtttcctctgtaagAAGCTTTGTTCTTTCAGGGATAAATGAGACAATGAATTACAGAATTAGTATCTTCTCACTCACTTTACTGTACTattgtgtgattttgtttttcaatatcTCTCTCATCGCTGTCATTATCACAGATGAAAACCTGCATGAACCAATGTACATCTTACTGTGCAGTTTTTGCATTAATGGACTTTATGGGACCACAGGTTTCTACCCCAAATTCCTTTTAGATCTCCTGTCGTCGTCTCAAGAAATCTCATATGAAGGATGTCTTTTACAGGCTTTTGTCATGTACTCATTTGCTTGCTGTGATTTGTCCATTCTCGCAGTTATGGCCTACGACAGGTATGTGGCTATATGTCAACCACTGCACTACCACTCCTTTATGTCTAAGAGGAGGCTCTGTCAGCTCGTGTGTTTCTCCTGGCTAACACCTTTCTGTATTTTCTCCATCAGTATTATTCTAACATCTACACTGAAATTATGTAGTTCGAAAATTCAGAAAATCTTTTGTGTGAACTGGATTATTGTTAAACTTGCTTGCCCTGACACTGACACCTCTTCTAATAGTGTATTTGCATATCTGACAATTTTCATCTATGTGTTTCACGGCTTTTTCATAATTTGGACTTACATGCATCTTGTAAGAAAATGTGCAAAGTCCAAAGATGACAGGGTCAAGTTTATGCAGACATGTGTTCCccatttaatttctttaattaCCTTCCTTGTTGTAATAGTATTTGATTTGATGTACATGAGATTTGGCTCTGCAGATTTACCTCAAAGCCTTCAAAACTTCATCTCTATAGAATTTCTCCTTATTCCTCCACTTATGAATCCATTAATATATGGATTTAAACTGACCAAAATACGAAACCGAATTCTGTGTTTAGTTCGTGGTGGAAGAAAATGA